The following proteins are encoded in a genomic region of Methylibium petroleiphilum PM1:
- a CDS encoding DUF4212 domain-containing protein, whose translation MQVTEQQRLYWQKNLRITSVLLAIWFVVTYVMAYFARDLSFSFFGWPFSFYMAAQGSLIIYVVIIWYYARTMNRLDQEHGVAEED comes from the coding sequence ATGCAGGTGACTGAACAGCAGCGGCTCTACTGGCAGAAGAACCTCAGGATCACCTCGGTCCTGCTGGCGATCTGGTTTGTAGTGACCTACGTAATGGCGTATTTCGCGCGAGACCTCAGCTTCTCGTTCTTCGGCTGGCCTTTCAGCTTCTACATGGCGGCGCAGGGCTCGCTGATCATCTATGTGGTCATCATCTGGTACTACGCCAGGACGATGAACCGCCTCGATCAAGAACACGGCGTTGCCGAGGAGGACTGA